The following proteins are encoded in a genomic region of Ornithinibacillus sp. 4-3:
- a CDS encoding DUF4314 domain-containing protein codes for MNIIHPEMLKQLRSYYTPGTRVMLLKMNDPYTKLQPGDKGTVTSVDDMGTIHVSWDSGSSLGVVFGEDLCKKIEE; via the coding sequence ATGAATATCATTCATCCAGAAATGCTAAAGCAACTTAGAAGTTATTACACTCCAGGAACTCGTGTCATGCTACTTAAGATGAATGACCCTTATACCAAGCTTCAGCCAGGAGATAAAGGTACGGTTACTAGTGTTGATGATATGGGAACTATCCACGTCAGTTGGGATTCAGGCAGTTCCCTTGGAGTGGTTTTTGGAGAGGATTTATGCAAGAAAATCGAAGAATAA
- a CDS encoding GAP family protein, with protein MIETIEALMPSSSLDISSALMIISLCALIDILSPGVLTVTAYLLLTQPNQLSSRLFVFLFITQLGYFITGLLLYFGGNSLLKRIEQLSQFDFINWFYILLGAVLVLISFSKPKETTKKRLISFIPKNTTIKGMIILGIIVFLIEFVTALPYFYSIFLMNHQTIETTPAILIIIGYNLVMVLPSLLLLGVNIIFKERLQQILVKMRSKLNEAPISSLLVATGVIGAVFFNIGLRGILN; from the coding sequence TTGATCGAAACTATTGAAGCATTGATGCCTTCTTCATCATTAGACATTTCTTCAGCATTAATGATTATTTCTTTGTGTGCTTTAATTGATATTTTAAGTCCCGGTGTACTGACTGTAACAGCCTATTTATTACTGACACAACCGAATCAGTTATCTTCTCGTTTATTTGTGTTTTTATTCATCACGCAGTTAGGCTATTTCATCACGGGTTTATTACTCTACTTTGGTGGAAATTCATTATTGAAGAGAATAGAACAATTGTCTCAGTTTGACTTTATCAATTGGTTTTATATCCTACTTGGAGCAGTTCTTGTTCTAATAAGCTTCAGTAAACCAAAAGAGACTACAAAAAAACGTTTAATTTCATTTATCCCCAAAAATACAACAATTAAAGGGATGATTATACTAGGAATCATTGTTTTCCTAATTGAATTTGTAACGGCATTGCCTTACTTTTATTCAATCTTTTTAATGAATCATCAAACAATTGAGACTACACCTGCTATCTTAATAATAATTGGATACAATCTAGTAATGGTGCTTCCTTCTCTATTACTGTTAGGGGTTAATATTATATTTAAAGAAAGATTGCAACAAATTCTTGTTAAAATGAGGTCAAAATTAAATGAAGCTCCAATCTCTTCACTCTTGGTAGCGACAGGAGTCATAGGTGCAGTTTTTTTTAATATCGGTCTTAGAGGCATATTAAATTAG
- a CDS encoding virulence protein, with translation MQINYNVTGAKRKELVNAISQKLNAPARYLGAPTFAYEVADYNIDKNGVVRGPDNSELVNDLLGLHDFKAVTVEFDTPIPAAEPVLENIQVPNEAALGGRESPNSDYEEPPVYSESNETEEAISLIIQMPREGFSETALGNLKGLVESKETLIKKALDTDSIPIIINEEFITFPWFQSECSAEEVKAYTHFVTALCEMAKKQTRVNSTEKSVENEKYAFRCLLLRLGFIGPEYKTERKILLSKLSGSSAFKSGSAKHEEVSE, from the coding sequence ATGCAGATAAACTATAATGTCACAGGAGCAAAAAGAAAAGAGCTAGTCAATGCAATCAGCCAAAAACTGAATGCTCCTGCAAGATATCTTGGAGCACCTACATTTGCATATGAGGTGGCAGACTACAACATTGACAAAAACGGGGTAGTCAGAGGACCAGATAATTCTGAACTGGTTAATGATCTATTAGGCCTTCATGACTTTAAGGCGGTTACAGTAGAATTTGACACACCAATTCCAGCAGCAGAGCCTGTTCTTGAAAATATTCAAGTTCCCAATGAAGCGGCTCTTGGGGGTAGGGAAAGTCCAAATAGTGATTACGAAGAACCTCCCGTATACAGCGAATCAAATGAAACCGAAGAAGCTATTAGTTTGATTATTCAAATGCCGAGGGAGGGTTTTAGCGAAACTGCACTTGGTAACCTAAAAGGATTGGTAGAAAGCAAAGAAACCCTTATAAAGAAAGCACTTGATACTGACTCTATTCCCATTATCATAAATGAGGAATTTATAACCTTCCCTTGGTTCCAGAGTGAGTGCTCCGCAGAGGAGGTTAAGGCTTATACCCACTTTGTAACAGCACTTTGTGAAATGGCAAAGAAGCAGACCCGCGTCAACTCGACCGAGAAATCAGTGGAGAATGAAAAGTACGCTTTCCGTTGTTTACTTCTAAGACTTGGCTTTATCGGGCCAGAATACAAAACAGAACGAAAAATTCTCCTCTCCAAACTGTCGGGTAGCTCTGCCTTCAAAAGCGGAAGTGCCAAGCATGAGGAGGTGAGTGAATAA
- a CDS encoding VapE domain-containing protein, with the protein MCEFAIKDEAVKAEFAKERQAQAEEEFSAEDWQTGLELDKQGRIKDTLDNIVLIIRHDEELQHIAFNCHRDGIDAKGGLPWEQIKAGWNDSDNALLKVYLSSKYGVYSPTKTKDAVLAVASERAYHPVKEYLDSLPKWDGISRVENLLIDYFGATDNSYTKAIIRKTMVAAVARIYRPGTKFDSVLILNGPQGIGKSTFFAKLAGDWFSDSLTITDMKDKSGAEKLQGYWLLELGELAGMRKTDVEIVKSFISRADDKYRASYGVNVESHPRQCVIVGSTNAESGFLRDITGNRRFWPVRISGNSKKKAWQMTKEEVQQIWAEALVLYENGEKLYLEGDDVSMATSEQADAMETDEREGLVRTYLDTLLPDDWDTMSLYERRNFLGGSEFGGGTRVGTVQRTLVCNMEIWCECFGKEASMLKPSDSYAIGAIMRKISEWNKYTGNKNGVVTFPVYGKQRAYSRVEEQR; encoded by the coding sequence ATGTGCGAGTTTGCTATAAAAGATGAAGCGGTAAAAGCTGAGTTCGCAAAGGAGAGACAGGCTCAGGCTGAAGAGGAGTTTAGTGCTGAGGATTGGCAGACAGGTTTGGAACTGGATAAGCAAGGTCGGATAAAAGACACATTGGATAACATTGTCTTGATTATTCGGCATGATGAGGAATTACAACATATCGCTTTCAATTGCCACCGTGATGGGATCGATGCCAAAGGTGGTCTGCCTTGGGAACAGATCAAGGCTGGTTGGAATGATTCGGATAACGCGCTTCTTAAGGTGTACTTAAGCAGTAAATACGGAGTCTATTCCCCTACCAAGACCAAAGATGCTGTGTTAGCTGTAGCGTCAGAACGAGCCTACCACCCTGTTAAGGAGTATCTCGACTCACTGCCAAAATGGGATGGTATTAGTCGAGTAGAAAATCTACTCATTGATTATTTCGGTGCAACAGATAATTCCTACACAAAGGCAATTATTCGCAAAACGATGGTTGCAGCGGTAGCCCGTATTTATAGACCAGGCACAAAGTTTGATAGTGTTCTTATCTTAAATGGTCCTCAAGGCATCGGTAAATCAACCTTCTTTGCTAAGCTTGCCGGAGATTGGTTTTCAGACAGTTTGACCATTACGGACATGAAAGATAAATCAGGTGCTGAAAAACTTCAAGGATATTGGTTGTTGGAACTCGGTGAGCTTGCAGGAATGCGTAAGACGGATGTGGAGATTGTGAAGTCCTTTATTTCGAGGGCTGATGATAAGTACCGTGCCAGTTATGGTGTCAACGTGGAAAGCCATCCCCGTCAATGCGTAATTGTAGGTTCTACCAATGCAGAAAGCGGATTTCTTCGGGATATTACAGGCAACCGCAGATTCTGGCCAGTCCGTATTAGCGGAAACAGTAAAAAGAAAGCTTGGCAGATGACCAAAGAGGAAGTACAGCAGATTTGGGCAGAGGCTCTAGTGCTTTATGAGAATGGAGAAAAACTCTACCTTGAAGGTGATGATGTATCCATGGCAACTAGTGAACAGGCAGATGCCATGGAAACAGATGAACGAGAAGGACTAGTTCGTACTTACTTGGATACGCTCTTGCCGGATGATTGGGACACGATGTCTTTGTACGAGCGTAGAAATTTCCTTGGCGGTAGCGAATTTGGCGGCGGCACCCGGGTTGGAACAGTACAAAGAACCCTTGTCTGCAATATGGAAATTTGGTGTGAGTGTTTTGGTAAAGAGGCATCAATGCTAAAGCCTTCAGATTCCTATGCCATCGGTGCCATTATGAGAAAGATCAGTGAGTGGAACAAGTACACTGGGAACAAGAATGGTGTTGTGACGTTTCCTGTCTACGGAAAGCAACGAGCTTATTCCCGAGTCGAGGAACAACGCTAA
- a CDS encoding phage antirepressor KilAC domain-containing protein, with translation MDELVKINYENQRPTVLGRDLHEALEVKTPYDKWFPRMCEYGFEEGADFSTFLSESTGGRPAIDHQLTIDMAKELCMIQRTPKGKECRQYFLEIERRWNSPEAIMARALQIANQQLTQLRKQNKVLEGTVAVQNQQIAEMKPKVSYYDVVLNCKDLISTSAIAKDYGKSAIWMNRYLNKKGIQFKQGGIWLLYQKYAEKGYTSTKTHSYLGSNGQQHTKVHTYWTQKGRLFIYELMKADGILPQIEMEGA, from the coding sequence ATGGACGAATTAGTAAAAATCAATTATGAAAATCAACGACCAACCGTACTCGGTCGTGATTTACATGAAGCCTTGGAAGTAAAAACACCTTATGATAAATGGTTTCCAAGAATGTGTGAGTACGGATTTGAGGAAGGGGCGGACTTTTCGACATTTCTGTCGGAAAGTACAGGTGGAAGACCAGCTATAGACCATCAGTTAACAATCGACATGGCAAAAGAGCTATGCATGATACAACGAACTCCAAAAGGGAAAGAGTGCCGTCAATACTTTCTTGAAATAGAAAGAAGATGGAATTCCCCAGAAGCAATCATGGCAAGGGCACTTCAGATTGCCAATCAACAGCTAACTCAACTAAGGAAACAAAATAAAGTGCTTGAAGGTACGGTTGCTGTTCAGAATCAGCAAATTGCAGAAATGAAACCGAAAGTGTCTTATTACGATGTGGTTTTAAATTGCAAAGACCTCATTTCCACATCAGCAATCGCCAAAGATTACGGTAAGTCAGCTATTTGGATGAACCGCTATCTCAATAAAAAGGGCATCCAATTTAAACAAGGCGGCATTTGGCTTTTATATCAGAAGTATGCGGAAAAAGGTTACACCAGCACTAAGACTCATAGCTACCTTGGCAGTAACGGGCAACAGCATACAAAGGTCCATACATACTGGACTCAAAAAGGCAGACTCTTCATTTACGAACTTATGAAGGCAGACGGTATTTTGCCTCAGATAGAAATGGAGGGTGCGTAA
- a CDS encoding DUF4406 domain-containing protein, which produces MGINKFNHEGYHDPTPHEALTNIMRKEKAEKKSAFKPLIYICSPYSGDVEENVKKARSFCRFALESNCIPIAPHLMFPQFMNDENPEERELAIFMDIVLMGKCSEVWVLGNTISSGMAREIEIAKKRRQTVRYFSPEHEEVESL; this is translated from the coding sequence ATGGGAATTAACAAATTCAATCATGAAGGATACCATGACCCAACTCCCCATGAAGCACTGACCAACATAATGAGAAAGGAAAAGGCAGAGAAAAAATCTGCCTTTAAGCCGCTTATATATATCTGTTCTCCTTATTCAGGTGATGTAGAAGAAAATGTTAAAAAGGCTCGTAGCTTTTGCAGGTTTGCCTTGGAAAGTAATTGTATTCCGATTGCTCCCCACCTTATGTTTCCGCAGTTTATGAATGATGAAAACCCAGAGGAAAGGGAGCTTGCCATATTCATGGATATCGTACTCATGGGCAAATGCTCGGAAGTCTGGGTGCTAGGCAATACCATCTCAAGCGGTATGGCAAGGGAGATTGAAATAGCCAAGAAACGCAGACAAACTGTCAGATATTTTAGTCCGGAGCATGAGGAGGTCGAAAGTTTATGA
- a CDS encoding HNH endonuclease signature motif containing protein: MKLTIPCDWCGIEIPRYPSQIKRFNFCCRKCLADYSNKTRNPEGYKKLKDYTKMSEHLSKLNQEINPSRMTPQTRQKLRDSRLGSGNGVTYAKYFGVHEHRVVAEKLLGRALTDEEVVHHVDGNKRNNDPENLMVLPSQSEHAKLHMRERVFWNGGDAQ, translated from the coding sequence GTGAAATTAACAATTCCTTGTGACTGGTGTGGAATAGAAATACCACGTTACCCATCCCAAATAAAGCGTTTTAATTTCTGTTGCCGCAAATGTCTAGCTGATTATAGTAACAAAACAAGAAACCCTGAAGGATACAAGAAATTAAAGGACTATACAAAAATGAGTGAACATCTTTCTAAGCTTAATCAAGAAATAAATCCATCTAGAATGACTCCACAGACACGACAAAAACTACGTGATTCTCGGTTAGGTTCAGGTAATGGAGTTACGTATGCAAAATATTTTGGTGTTCATGAACATCGGGTTGTTGCAGAAAAGCTACTGGGTAGAGCACTGACTGATGAAGAAGTGGTTCATCATGTTGATGGTAATAAAAGAAATAATGATCCAGAGAATCTAATGGTGCTTCCATCGCAGTCAGAACACGCAAAGTTACACATGAGAGAACGGGTCTTTTGGAATGGGGGTGATGCCCAATGA
- a CDS encoding virulence-associated E family protein — translation MKIAVGNSRMDRKWKNKDISWEDFCSRVKTTQRTTETVEEYRKLKKGQQDDIKDVGGFVGGHLKEGRRKKGNVLCRSLLTLDMDYGRPDIWEQISMLFDFKYCVYSTHKHTPENPRLRLIVPLAREISEEEYAAVGRMVAKEIGIDLFDDTTYEAHRLMYWPSTSSNGEFVYEEQDGALLDPDVYLSKYENWRDTSTWPVSSRQSEVINRSLKDQADPLSKEGVVGTFCRSYSVREAIDKFLGAVYEPSAMEGRYDYIPADSSAGVIIYDDKFAYSHHATDPASGLLLNAFDLVRIHKFGSLDDRASTTTAPGRMPSFVQCASLL, via the coding sequence ATGAAAATTGCAGTGGGCAACAGCCGGATGGACAGGAAATGGAAAAACAAAGATATCTCCTGGGAGGATTTTTGCTCCCGTGTAAAGACAACCCAACGTACCACAGAAACGGTAGAAGAATATCGGAAACTTAAAAAAGGTCAGCAAGATGATATCAAAGATGTTGGTGGCTTTGTCGGAGGACATTTAAAAGAAGGAAGACGAAAGAAGGGCAATGTTCTCTGCCGTTCTTTGCTTACCCTTGATATGGATTACGGTAGACCGGATATCTGGGAACAAATCAGTATGCTTTTCGATTTCAAATATTGCGTTTACTCCACTCATAAGCATACACCGGAAAATCCGAGACTCAGGCTTATCGTTCCACTTGCTCGTGAGATCAGTGAAGAAGAATATGCAGCCGTTGGACGTATGGTGGCAAAAGAAATCGGTATTGACCTTTTCGATGATACGACATATGAAGCTCATCGCCTTATGTATTGGCCATCTACTTCCTCTAATGGTGAATTTGTCTACGAAGAGCAGGATGGAGCATTACTTGACCCGGATGTTTATCTTTCAAAATATGAAAACTGGCGAGATACATCAACTTGGCCCGTATCAAGCAGGCAGTCTGAAGTTATTAATCGCAGTCTTAAAGATCAAGCAGATCCGCTTTCAAAGGAAGGTGTGGTAGGAACTTTCTGTCGCTCCTATTCCGTTCGTGAAGCAATCGATAAATTTTTAGGTGCAGTTTATGAACCATCTGCTATGGAAGGTCGATATGACTATATTCCAGCTGACAGTAGTGCGGGTGTGATTATCTATGATGATAAATTTGCATACAGCCACCATGCTACTGACCCAGCAAGCGGCCTGCTTCTTAATGCTTTTGATCTCGTTCGTATTCATAAATTCGGCTCTTTAGATGATAGAGCTTCCACTACTACGGCTCCTGGCAGGATGCCGTCTTTTGTGCAATGTGCGAGTTTGCTATAA
- a CDS encoding P27 family phage terminase small subunit: MAKDGTNRGGARIGSGQKKKPLADKIAEGNPGKRKLEVVEFQNTADLKGQEMPKPRAMLSAVQKDGKTLVASEIYEITWKWLEERGCAHLVLPQLLERYAMSAARWIQCEEAITEFGFLAKHPTTGNAIQSPYVAMSQNFMSQTNRLWMEIYQIVKENCATEYSGLNPQDDVMERLLSARRGK, from the coding sequence ATGGCCAAAGATGGAACAAATCGTGGCGGCGCCCGTATAGGCTCCGGTCAAAAGAAGAAACCACTTGCTGACAAAATTGCAGAGGGAAACCCTGGTAAAAGAAAGCTTGAAGTCGTTGAGTTCCAAAATACTGCTGACCTGAAGGGGCAGGAAATGCCAAAGCCAAGGGCCATGCTCTCAGCGGTGCAAAAGGACGGGAAAACCCTAGTAGCCAGCGAGATTTATGAAATTACTTGGAAATGGCTTGAGGAGCGAGGCTGTGCCCATTTGGTGCTCCCACAGCTTCTAGAACGATATGCCATGAGTGCGGCCAGATGGATACAGTGTGAGGAGGCGATAACTGAGTTTGGCTTTCTTGCCAAGCATCCAACTACCGGCAATGCTATTCAAAGTCCTTATGTAGCTATGAGTCAGAACTTTATGAGTCAGACAAACAGATTGTGGATGGAGATTTATCAAATCGTTAAAGAGAATTGTGCTACAGAGTATTCTGGTTTAAACCCACAGGACGATGTGATGGAGCGACTGCTATCTGCCCGCAGAGGAAAATAA
- a CDS encoding HNH endonuclease — protein sequence MPRKPKRPCSYPGCPELTDRRFCEEHAKKEAARYEKYDRDPATRKRYGRAWKRIRDRYIAAHPLCEECKRQGKLTPATEVHHILPLARGGTHDRSNLMSLCTSCHSTITAKDGDRWGTR from the coding sequence ATGCCAAGGAAACCTAAGCGACCATGCTCTTATCCTGGTTGTCCAGAGCTGACTGACAGACGTTTTTGTGAAGAACATGCTAAAAAAGAAGCCGCACGGTATGAAAAGTATGACCGCGATCCAGCAACCCGTAAGCGATATGGCCGTGCATGGAAAAGAATACGTGACCGTTACATTGCGGCTCATCCTCTTTGCGAGGAGTGTAAACGGCAAGGAAAGCTGACCCCAGCAACCGAGGTGCATCACATTCTTCCTCTTGCAAGAGGTGGAACTCATGATAGAAGCAATCTGATGTCCCTTTGTACTTCCTGTCACTCTACCATCACTGCAAAAGATGGAGACCGTTGGGGAACCCGGTAG
- a CDS encoding VRR-NUC domain-containing protein — protein sequence MLEKYIEKKLVAEVKKMGGIAAKFVSPGLDGMPDRLVLLPYGKMAFVELKAPGKKPRLLQIRRIKQLQKLGFTCYVIDDVEQIGGILGEINNSL from the coding sequence ATGCTTGAAAAATATATAGAAAAGAAACTGGTGGCTGAGGTAAAAAAGATGGGAGGCATTGCTGCGAAGTTTGTTAGTCCGGGTTTAGATGGGATGCCAGACCGCCTAGTGCTTTTACCATATGGGAAGATGGCTTTTGTGGAATTAAAGGCTCCCGGAAAGAAACCTCGCCTGTTACAGATTAGAAGAATAAAGCAATTACAGAAGTTAGGCTTTACCTGCTATGTCATTGATGATGTTGAGCAGATTGGAGGGATACTGGGTGAAATTAACAATTCCTTGTGA
- the metK gene encoding methionine adenosyltransferase, whose protein sequence is MSKRYLTAESVCAGHPDKLCDIIADSILEACLRKDKASRVACEVMATKGKIIVAGEISCSEKIDIRYIVRNVLKEVGYNPLKFLIYVFVHKQSVDIATGVDTALEVRNGINEQYGSIGAGDQGTVYGYATKETGEMLPLPLVLSHRIVKRLDDCRKGKLIKGIHPDGKAQVTVEYEGDTPVRIKTIVISVQHDKNKTQEELKTDILNNVLWQCFEDFPFDDETELLINPSGRFVEGGPAADTGLTGRKIMVDTYGGLASHGGGALSGKDPTKVDRSGAYMARYIAKHIVWCGYAKRCEVSISYAIGKANPVAFSVNTLGTGIVSDEILTLAAQEIFNLRPAAIIEKLRLRYVIYSDTAVYGHFNSCLFPWEDVNKYSEFRKAVEKYVDREDKD, encoded by the coding sequence ATGAGTAAAAGATATTTAACAGCTGAAAGTGTATGTGCTGGACATCCTGATAAACTATGCGACATCATAGCAGATAGCATTTTAGAAGCATGTTTACGTAAAGACAAAGCATCACGTGTCGCTTGTGAGGTAATGGCAACCAAAGGGAAAATTATCGTGGCGGGCGAAATCTCCTGCAGCGAGAAAATAGACATCCGATACATTGTTAGGAATGTCCTTAAAGAGGTTGGATACAACCCTCTTAAATTCTTGATTTATGTATTTGTACACAAACAAAGTGTAGATATTGCAACTGGCGTGGATACTGCACTGGAAGTAAGAAATGGGATAAACGAACAGTATGGTTCGATAGGTGCTGGAGACCAAGGAACTGTGTATGGCTATGCTACAAAGGAAACGGGAGAAATGCTTCCCCTACCCCTTGTACTATCTCACAGGATTGTAAAGAGACTGGATGATTGCCGAAAAGGGAAACTGATAAAAGGTATACACCCAGATGGTAAAGCACAGGTGACGGTGGAATATGAAGGGGACACTCCAGTGCGAATAAAGACTATCGTGATATCGGTACAGCATGATAAGAATAAAACACAGGAAGAACTAAAGACAGATATCCTTAACAATGTCCTATGGCAGTGCTTTGAGGATTTCCCATTTGATGATGAAACAGAACTTCTCATTAACCCCTCTGGTAGATTTGTCGAAGGTGGTCCCGCTGCCGATACAGGCTTAACTGGTAGAAAAATTATGGTTGATACCTATGGAGGACTTGCATCCCATGGAGGTGGCGCACTTAGTGGTAAAGACCCCACCAAAGTTGATCGAAGCGGTGCCTATATGGCTCGGTACATTGCAAAGCATATCGTCTGGTGTGGTTATGCAAAGAGATGTGAAGTTAGTATATCCTATGCAATAGGTAAGGCAAATCCTGTAGCCTTTTCTGTAAATACCCTTGGCACAGGTATTGTTTCTGACGAAATATTAACTCTTGCTGCACAGGAGATTTTCAATTTAAGACCTGCGGCAATCATAGAGAAGTTGCGTCTAAGGTATGTGATTTACTCTGATACAGCTGTTTATGGTCACTTTAATAGTTGTCTATTCCCGTGGGAGGATGTAAATAAGTATAGTGAATTTAGAAAGGCGGTGGAAAAGTATGTTGATAGAGAAGATAAAGACTAA
- a CDS encoding DUF1492 domain-containing protein yields MTAKEFLKQAYRLNELINSDLEELQNLRELSRSVSSPVLEEKVSKTKSTDPPFEKYVIRIVDLEKQIQQEVERLIKLKSDIREAINQMENVDEKLLLRYRYINFLNWEEICVNLNVSMRTVHRLHSSALQHLKVPK; encoded by the coding sequence ATGACGGCAAAGGAATTCTTGAAACAAGCATATCGCTTAAATGAGCTGATTAATTCCGATCTAGAGGAGTTGCAAAATCTAAGGGAACTCTCAAGAAGTGTTTCATCTCCTGTTCTTGAGGAAAAAGTCAGTAAAACAAAAAGTACTGATCCACCTTTTGAAAAATATGTGATAAGAATAGTAGATTTGGAGAAGCAGATACAACAAGAGGTGGAACGTTTAATAAAGCTGAAGTCAGATATTCGTGAAGCGATTAACCAGATGGAAAACGTAGATGAGAAGCTGCTTCTTCGCTACCGCTACATTAACTTTCTTAACTGGGAAGAAATCTGTGTCAACCTTAATGTTTCTATGAGAACTGTGCATAGACTTCACTCATCAGCCTTGCAGCATTTAAAGGTGCCTAAATAA
- a CDS encoding site-specific DNA-methyltransferase, whose translation MLIEKIKTKQLIPAEYNPRKDLKPGDPEYEKLKRSLEEFGYVEPVIWNKTTGRVIGGHQRLKILLSMGMDEIECVVVEMDEQKEKALNIALNKISGDWDKDKLALLITDLNASDFDVSLTGFDPGELDDLFKNSLKDNIKEDDFDVDSELKKPAVSHLGDVWLLGQHRLVCGDSTKKDTFDVLMDGKTANLVVTDPPYNVNYEGTAGKIKNDNMANEAFYDFLLAAFQNTEAAMAKDASIYVFHADTEGLNFRRAFSDAGFYLSGTCIWKKQSLVLGRSPYQWQHEPILFGWKKKGKHNWYSDRKQTTIWEFEKPKKNSDHPTMKPVALVAYPILNSSLSNCIVLDPFGGSGSTLIACEQTDRICYTIELDEKYCDVIVKRYIEQVGNSDGVFLLRDGSKIRYCDLPDVATAD comes from the coding sequence ATGTTGATAGAGAAGATAAAGACTAAACAACTCATCCCCGCTGAATATAACCCAAGAAAGGATTTAAAACCGGGTGATCCGGAATATGAGAAACTAAAACGCTCCCTTGAGGAGTTTGGATATGTAGAACCCGTAATATGGAATAAGACCACAGGCAGAGTCATCGGAGGTCATCAGCGTTTGAAAATCCTGCTGAGTATGGGCATGGATGAGATAGAATGCGTAGTTGTTGAAATGGATGAGCAAAAGGAGAAGGCGCTGAACATTGCACTAAATAAAATAAGTGGTGATTGGGATAAAGACAAATTAGCACTTCTCATCACGGACTTAAATGCTTCAGACTTTGATGTGTCTTTGACAGGTTTTGACCCAGGAGAGTTGGACGATCTTTTCAAGAATTCCCTTAAGGATAATATAAAAGAAGATGATTTCGATGTAGACAGCGAGCTGAAAAAGCCCGCTGTTTCGCATTTAGGGGATGTTTGGCTACTTGGGCAGCATCGATTAGTCTGCGGAGACAGTACAAAGAAAGACACCTTTGATGTCTTGATGGATGGGAAAACTGCTAATTTGGTAGTTACGGACCCTCCATATAACGTTAACTATGAAGGCACCGCTGGAAAAATCAAAAATGACAATATGGCTAACGAAGCGTTCTACGATTTCCTGCTTGCAGCATTTCAGAACACCGAAGCAGCGATGGCAAAGGACGCTTCTATTTATGTATTCCATGCGGATACCGAAGGACTCAATTTTAGAAGAGCATTCTCTGATGCAGGATTTTATCTTTCCGGTACTTGTATATGGAAAAAGCAGTCCCTTGTTCTCGGTCGCTCTCCTTATCAATGGCAGCATGAGCCTATTCTCTTTGGGTGGAAAAAGAAAGGTAAGCATAACTGGTATTCAGACCGCAAGCAGACCACCATCTGGGAGTTTGAGAAACCGAAGAAAAACAGTGATCATCCTACGATGAAGCCAGTTGCACTTGTGGCCTACCCTATTTTGAATTCAAGCCTTTCTAATTGTATCGTGCTTGATCCTTTTGGTGGTTCAGGAAGCACACTGATTGCCTGTGAGCAGACAGATAGAATCTGTTACACCATTGAACTGGATGAAAAGTACTGTGATGTTATTGTGAAAAGGTATATTGAGCAAGTTGGAAACTCAGACGGTGTGTTTCTTTTAAGAGATGGTTCGAAAATAAGATATTGTGACCTGCCAGACGTTGCTACCGCCGATTAA